From Anopheles funestus chromosome 3RL, idAnoFuneDA-416_04, whole genome shotgun sequence, a single genomic window includes:
- the LOC125769788 gene encoding toll-like receptor 7, whose amino-acid sequence MYTPIDKMHQRRTREFNTMVLLLRLAVFVCTLALATCSQCTWEYEKSSVICRLRTLERTGLDLQGAEGTSRLDIECSELILFESQLPRNSFSRLAALGELRVESCKLLQLPEGAFEGLLALKKLSVNTRNYEWGPGKVLELQAGSMRGLKELQSLDLSDNNIRALPDGFLCPLTGLKVLNLTNNRFRSAEALGLAEKTCAGGSELQALNLAYNELRAVPTGWGVSKLRRLQHLNLEFNNISEVHGDALAGLGSLRTLNLSYNHLETLPAGLFAGSRDLREIHLQGNQIYELPRGLFHRLEQLLVLDLSRNQLSSHHVDNGTFSGLIRLVVLNLAHNALTRIDARTFAELYFLQILDLRNNSIGYIEDNAFLPVYNLHTLNLAENRLHTLDDRLFNGLFVLSKLTLNNNLISIVEPNVFRNCSDLKELDLSSNQLTEVPYAIRDLSMLRALDLGENQIARIENGTFANLNQLTGLRLIDNQIENVTVGMFSDLPRLSVLNLAKNRVQNIERGSFDRNLDIEAIRLDGNFLTDINGIFATLASLLWLNLAENHLVWFDYAFIPSNLKWLDIHGNYIESLGNYYKLQEEIKVKTLDASHNRLTDLGPMNVPNSVELLFVNDNHIGTIHANTFIDKVNLARVDLYANALKKLQLHQLRVAPAPTTDRPLPEFYLGGNPFECDCSMEWMQRVNNLTTRQHPKIMDLPNVECIMPHARGSPIRPIVSLQPKDFLCRYETHCFALCHCCDFDACDCEMTCPSNCTCYHDQTWGTNVVDCGNQGAASTAAGGLRPVPMDATEVYLDGNDIPELQHHVFIGRKNLKVLYANASHITTIQNRTFAGLTALQTLHLEDNALQRIHGYEFENLALLRELYLQNNALQSIANGSFAPLYSLRVLRLDGNRLVTMPLFQLQAAQGNLQALQSLSLGRNPWSCRCRFLPELTAFVADNAVIVQDPQDVYCADDGVHRELDFNVSAACSDFYAGRSVLPGDRLSETYILLMAGAFVLTCLLLLAVLVFVFREPLRFWLFSRYGVRVFGPRCEDSEKLYDAILLYSAKDAELVARSIAGELENGRPPLRLCLQHRDLPEDASHLQLLEASRASRRIVVLLSRNFLQTEWSRCELRRAVHDALRGRPHKLVVVEEGGGVLLEAENDVELVPYLKTTTVTRVRRGDRHFWEKLRYALPVEAPYRGNNYTIDHHERVKQTVGASVGSGGGGGGGGAVMFRQPPPPAYCPEIDEANYSSATTATPSPRPSRRGMVEVPTQRPPSEHIYSSIDSDYSTLECENMVMAPAGVHRPSWRSAGGHPVQNGGTMHPHGPGAGGHHVQAYLV is encoded by the coding sequence atgtacacacCGATCGACAAAATGCATCAACGAAGAACGCGTGAATTCAACAcgatggtgttgctgctgcggctAGCGGTGTTTGTGTGCACCCTTGCCCTGGCCACCTGCTCCCAGTGCACGTGGGAGTACGAAAAATCTAGCGTCATCTGCCGGTTACGGACACTCGAACGTACCGGGCTCGATCTGCAAGGTGCCGAAGGTACCTCCCGGTTGGACATCGAGTGTAGTGAGTTGATACTGTTCGAGAGTCAACTACCGCGGAACAGTTTTAGCCGGCTGGCGGCACTCGGCGAACTTCGGGTCGAGTCATGCAAGCTGCTCCAGCTGCCCGAGGGTGCCTTTGAGGGTTTGCTCGCCCTGAAGAAGCTGAGCGTTAACACGCGCAACTACGAGTGGGGACCGGGCAAGGTGCTGGAACTGCAAGCCGGTTCCATGCGCGGTCTCAAGGAGCTGCAATCGCTCGATCTGAGCGACAACAATATACGCGCACTGCCCGATGGTTTCCTGTGTCCGCTGACCGGGCTGAAGGTGTTGAACCTTACCAACAATCGCTTCCGGTCGGCGGAAGCACTCGGTCTGGCGGAGAAGACGTGTGCCGGTGGGTCGGAACTGCAGGCCCTTAATCTCGCCTACAACGAGCTGCGTGCCGTGCCGACCGGTTGGGGCGTATCGAAGCTGCGCCGCCTGCAGCATCTCAACCTCGAGTTCAACAATATCTCGGAAGTGCACGGCGACGCGCTGGCCGGGTTGGGTTCGCTCCGTACGCTGAACCTTAGCTACAACCATCTGGAAACGTTACCGGCCGGTTTGTTTGCCGGATCGCGCGATCTGCGTGAAATCCATCTGCAGGGTAACCAGATCTACGAACTACCCCGCGGGCTCTTCCACCGGCTCGAGCAACTGCTCGTGCTGGACCTGTCGCGCAATCAGCTGTCGTCACACCACGTCGACAATGGTACCTTTTCCGGGCTGATCCGATTGGTGGTGCTCAATCTCGCCCACAATGCACTGACCCGCATCGATGCACGTACCTTTGCCGAGCTGTACTTCCTGCAGATATTGGATCTTCGCAACAACTCGATCGGTTACATCGAGGATAATGCATTTCTGCCGGTGTACAATCTCCACACGCTCAATCTAGCGGAAAACCGGCTGCACACGCTGGACGACCGGCTTTTCAACGGGCTGTTCGTACTGTCCAAGCTAACGCTCAACAACAACCTGATCAGCATCGTCGAACCGAACGTGTTCCGCAACTGTTCCGATCTGAAGGAGCTGGATCTTAGCTCGAACCAGCTAACGGAGGTGCCGTACGCTATTCGCGACCTGTCGATGCTGCGGGCACTCGATCTCGGCGAGAACCAGATTGCACGCATCGAGAATGGTACGTTCGCGAATCTGAATCAGCTGACCGGATTGCGGCTAATCGATAATCAGATCGAAAACGTCACCGTCGGCATGTTTTCCGATCTGCCCCGTCTGTCCGTGCTGAACTTGGCGAAAAACCGGGTGCAAAACATTGAGCGTGGTTCGTTCGATCGCAACCTGGACATTGAGGCGATCCGTCTCGACGGTAACTTCCTGACGGACATTAACGGTATCTTTGCGACGCTCGCTTCACTGCTGTGGCTCAACCTGGCCGAAAACCATCTGGTGTGGTTCGACTACGCCTTCATCCCGAGCAACCTCAAGTGGTTGGACATACATGGCAATTACATCGAATCGCTCGGTAACTACTACAAGCTGCAGGAGGAGATTAAGGTGAAGACGCTCGATGCGAGCCACAACCGGCTGACAGATCTCGGTCCAATGAATGTCCCGAACAGTGTCGAGCTGCTGTTCGTGAACGATAACCACATTGGTACGATCCATGCCAACACGTTCATCGATAAGGTAAATCTGGCCCGGGTTGATCTGTACGCGAACGCGCTCAAGAAGCTACAACTCCACCAGTTGCGTGTAGCGCCAGCCCCTACCACGGATCGGCCACTGCCCGAGTTTTATCTCGGTGGCAATCCGTTCGAGTGTGACTGTTCGATGGAGTGGATGCAGCGGGTGAACAATCTTACGACGCGGCAACATCCGAAAATTATGGATCTACCAAACGTGGAGTGTATAATGCCGCATGCCCGCGGTTCACCGATCCGTCCGATTGTGTCGCTGCAACCGAAAGACTTCCTGTGCCGGTACGAAACGCACTGTTTCGCCCTCTGCCACTGTTGTGATTTTGATGCGTGTGATTGTGAGATGACGTGCCCGTCGAACTGCACCTGCTACCACGATCAAACCTGGGGCACGAACGTCGTTGACTGTGGTAATCAGGGTGCCGCCTCTACGGCTGCCGGTGGTCTACGTCCAGTGCCGATGGACGCGACGGAGGTGTATCTCGATGGGAACGATATCCCGGAACTGCAGCACCATGTGTTCATTGGACGTAAGAATCTGAAAGTGTTGTACGCGAACGCGAGCCATATTACCACGATACAGAATCGAACGTTTGCCGGTCTGACGGCACTGCAGACACTGCATCTGGAGGATAATGCGCTCCAGCGTATCCATGGCTATGAGTTCGAGAATTTAGCCCTGTTGCGTGAGCTGTACCTTCAGAACAATGCACTTCAATCGATTGCGAATGGATCGTTTGCACCGCTGTACTCACTGAGGGTGTTGCGGCTCGATGGAAATCGGCTCGTAACGATGCCACTGTTCCAGCTGCAGGCTGCCCAAGGTAATCTGCAGGCACTGCAGTCACTATCGCTCGGTCGCAATCCGTGGAGTTGTCGGTGTCGTTTCCTACCGGAGTTGACAGCATTCGTGGCGGACAATGCAGTGATTGTGCAAGACCCGCAGGATGTGTACTGTGCGGATGATGGTGTGCATCGCGAGCTAGACTTTAATGTGAGTGCCGCGTGTAGTGACTTTTATGCCGGACGTTCCGTACTGCCCGGTGACCGTCTGTCCGAAACGTATATCCTGCTAATGGCCGGTGCGTTCGTGCTCACCTGTCTACTGCTGCTCGCCGTGCTAGTGTTTGTGTTCCGTGAGCCATTACGCTTCTGGCTATTTTCGCGCtacggtgtgcgtgtgttcggTCCGCGATGTGAAGATTCGGAAAAGCTGTACGACGCAATCCTGCTCTACTCGGCGAAGGACGCTGAACTAGTGGCGCGCAGTATAGCGGGTGAGCTGGAAAATGGACGGCCACCGTTACGGTTGTGTTTGCAGCACCGGGACCTACCGGAAGATGCGTCCCATCTGCAGCTGCTGGAAGCGTCCCGTGCTTCGCGGCGCATAGTAGTGCTGCTGTCCCGCAACTTCCTGCAAACGGAGTGGAGCCGGTGCGAGTTACGCCGAGCAGTTCACGATGCACTTCGGGGCCGTCCGCACaagctggtggtggtggaggaagGCGGCGGTGTGCTGCTGGAGGCGGAGAACGATGTAGAGCTGGTGCCGTATCTGAAGACGACCACCGTGACGCGGGTACGGCGCGGTGATCGTCACTTCTGGGAGAAGCTACGTTACGCCTTACCGGTTGAGGCACCGTACCGTGGCAACAACTACACCATCGACCATCACGAGCGCGTGAAGCAAACTGTCGGTGCCAGTGTGggcagcggtggtggtggtggtggtggtggtgccgtCATGTTCCGACAACCGCCACCACCCGCCTACTGTCCCGAGATCGATGAGGCGAACTATTCGTCGGCGACAACGGCAACACCTTCGCCGCGGCCATCGCGCCGTGGTATGGTCGAGGTGCCGACACAACGGCCACCGAGCGAACACATCTACTCGAGCATCGATTCCGACTACAGTACGCTCGAGTGCGAAAACATGGTGATGGCACCGGCCGGCGTACATCGACCGTCGTGGCGATCGGCTGGCGGACATCCCGTGCAGAACGGTGGTACGATGCATCCACACGGTCCGGGTGCCGGTGGCCATCACGTGCAGGCGTATCTGGTATGA